Proteins from a genomic interval of Corythoichthys intestinalis isolate RoL2023-P3 chromosome 3, ASM3026506v1, whole genome shotgun sequence:
- the ido1 gene encoding indoleamine 2,3-dioxygenase 1 isoform X4, giving the protein MAACKDSAAAFSLDAYHVSEELGFILPEPLMLPRTLAVPYWELSQRLGLPPILTHADAVLANWRKKDPEGPLDIENLELVVGIPGGESVKGFFIVTLMVERAAIPALRSIPKVINGVRSGDIEAVVEALGDISYSLSNMAESLRLMHDKLYSSHIVHVDPSVFYGTMRIFLSGWKDNPCMPKGLVYEGVQAEPMEYSGGSAAQSSLLHCFDELLGVQHEPKSGGFLTSMRNYMLPAHKQLIQDISSQPSLRTFVQRQANERLTEAFQECIGKLLALRSYHITVVSRFITVPAAKARQLRSQSRDAEESVLSNAPASLEERGTGGTGIMSFLKTVRKQTRDTLLPEMKHNS; this is encoded by the exons ATGGCTGCTTGTAAAGATTCCGCAGCTGCTTTCTCTCTGGATGCGTACCATGTCTCTGAGGAACTGGGCTTCATTCTACCAGAGCCTCTG ATGCTGCCACGCACTCTGGCTGTTCCTTACTGGGAGCTGTCTCAACGCTTAGGACTTCCTCCAATTCTCACCCATGCTGATGCGGTGCTGGCGAACTGGCGCAAGAAGGATCCCGAGGG GCCTTTAGACATCGA GAACTTGGAGCTGGTGGTTGGTATCCCCGGGGGTGAAAGCGTGAAGGGCTTCTTCATTGTCACTCTAATGGTGGAGAGAGCTGCAATTCCTGCTCTGAGG AGCATTCCAAAAGTGATCAATGGTGTCAGAAGTGGGGATATTGAAGCTGTGGTTGAAGCCTTAGGAGACATCAGCTACTCACTAAGCAACATGGCGGAGAGTCTCAGACTAATGCATG ATAAACTATATTCATCTCATATAGTGCATGTGGATCCATCGGTCTTCTACGGCACCATGAGGATCTTTTTGTCTGG GTGGAAGGACAACCCATGTATGCCGAAAGGTTTGGTTTACGAAGGTGTCCAGGCAGAACCGATGGAATATTCTGGAGGTAGCGCCGCACAGAGCAGCCTACTTCACTGCTTCGATGAGCTTCTGGGAGTTCAACACGAACCCAAAAGCG GTGGCTTTCTAACATCCATGAGGAACTATATGTTACCCGCTCACAAACAACTCATCCAGGACATCTCATCGCAACCCTCTTTGAGGACTTTTGTGCAGCGGCAGGCCAACGAGCGGCTAACCGAGGCCTTTCAGGAATGTATTGGCAAACTGTTGGCTTTGCGCAGCTACCACATTACCGTCGTTTCCCGCTTCATCACCGTCCCCGCCGCGAAAGCCCGCCAACTACGGAGCCAGAGCCGGGACGCAGAAGAGTCGGTGCTCAGCAACGCGCCCGCCTCGCTGGAGGAACGGGGCACGGGTGGCACCGGCATCATGAGCTTCTTAAAAACTGTGAGGAAACAAACAAGAGACACCCTGCTGCCCGAGATGAAGCACAACAGCTGA
- the ido1 gene encoding indoleamine 2,3-dioxygenase 1 isoform X3 encodes MAACKDSAAAFSLDAYHVSEELGFILPEPLQDLPPYYTPWMDIAYRVPELVLTHELRSHINKMLPRTLAVPYWELSQRLGLPPILTHADAVLANWRKKDPEGPLDIENLELVVGIPGGESVKGFFIVTLMVERAAIPALRSIPKVINGVRSGDIEAVVEALGDISYSLSNMAESLRLMHDKLYSSHIVHVDPSVFYGTMRIFLSGWKDNPCMPKGLVYEGVQAEPMEYSGGSAAQSSLLHCFDELLGVQHEPKSGGFLTSMRNYMLPAHKQLIQDISSQPSLRTFVQRQANERLTEAFQECIGKLLALRSYHITVVSRFITVPAAKARQLRSQSRDAEESVLSNAPASLEERGTGGTGIMSFLKTVRKQTRDTLLPEMKHNS; translated from the exons ATGGCTGCTTGTAAAGATTCCGCAGCTGCTTTCTCTCTGGATGCGTACCATGTCTCTGAGGAACTGGGCTTCATTCTACCAGAGCCTCTG CAAGATCTTCCACCTTATTACACACCATGGATGGATATTGCCTATCGAGTTCCAGAGCTTGTGCTCACACATGAATTGCGCTCACATATAAATAAG ATGCTGCCACGCACTCTGGCTGTTCCTTACTGGGAGCTGTCTCAACGCTTAGGACTTCCTCCAATTCTCACCCATGCTGATGCGGTGCTGGCGAACTGGCGCAAGAAGGATCCCGAGGG GCCTTTAGACATCGA GAACTTGGAGCTGGTGGTTGGTATCCCCGGGGGTGAAAGCGTGAAGGGCTTCTTCATTGTCACTCTAATGGTGGAGAGAGCTGCAATTCCTGCTCTGAGG AGCATTCCAAAAGTGATCAATGGTGTCAGAAGTGGGGATATTGAAGCTGTGGTTGAAGCCTTAGGAGACATCAGCTACTCACTAAGCAACATGGCGGAGAGTCTCAGACTAATGCATG ATAAACTATATTCATCTCATATAGTGCATGTGGATCCATCGGTCTTCTACGGCACCATGAGGATCTTTTTGTCTGG GTGGAAGGACAACCCATGTATGCCGAAAGGTTTGGTTTACGAAGGTGTCCAGGCAGAACCGATGGAATATTCTGGAGGTAGCGCCGCACAGAGCAGCCTACTTCACTGCTTCGATGAGCTTCTGGGAGTTCAACACGAACCCAAAAGCG GTGGCTTTCTAACATCCATGAGGAACTATATGTTACCCGCTCACAAACAACTCATCCAGGACATCTCATCGCAACCCTCTTTGAGGACTTTTGTGCAGCGGCAGGCCAACGAGCGGCTAACCGAGGCCTTTCAGGAATGTATTGGCAAACTGTTGGCTTTGCGCAGCTACCACATTACCGTCGTTTCCCGCTTCATCACCGTCCCCGCCGCGAAAGCCCGCCAACTACGGAGCCAGAGCCGGGACGCAGAAGAGTCGGTGCTCAGCAACGCGCCCGCCTCGCTGGAGGAACGGGGCACGGGTGGCACCGGCATCATGAGCTTCTTAAAAACTGTGAGGAAACAAACAAGAGACACCCTGCTGCCCGAGATGAAGCACAACAGCTGA
- the ido1 gene encoding indoleamine 2,3-dioxygenase 1 isoform X2 → MAACKDSAAAFSLDAYHVSEELGFILPEPLQDLPPYYTPWMDIAYRVPELVLTHELRSHINKMPNLSVEFLKRHRELRLAHLALGVMTMGYVWQEGDNDPVKMLPRTLAVPYWELSQRLGLPPILTHADAVLANWRKKDPEGPLDIENLELVVGIPGGESVKGFFIVTLMVERAAIPALRSIPKVINGVRSGDIEAVVEALGDISYSLSNMAESLRLMHVHVDPSVFYGTMRIFLSGWKDNPCMPKGLVYEGVQAEPMEYSGGSAAQSSLLHCFDELLGVQHEPKSGGFLTSMRNYMLPAHKQLIQDISSQPSLRTFVQRQANERLTEAFQECIGKLLALRSYHITVVSRFITVPAAKARQLRSQSRDAEESVLSNAPASLEERGTGGTGIMSFLKTVRKQTRDTLLPEMKHNS, encoded by the exons ATGGCTGCTTGTAAAGATTCCGCAGCTGCTTTCTCTCTGGATGCGTACCATGTCTCTGAGGAACTGGGCTTCATTCTACCAGAGCCTCTG CAAGATCTTCCACCTTATTACACACCATGGATGGATATTGCCTATCGAGTTCCAGAGCTTGTGCTCACACATGAATTGCGCTCACATATAAATAAG ATGCCTAATCTGAGTGTTGAGTTTCTGAAGAGGCATCGAGAACTGCGACTAGCCCACCTGGCACTCGGTGTCATGACAATGGGATATGTTTGGCAGGAGGGTGATAACGACCCAGTGAAG ATGCTGCCACGCACTCTGGCTGTTCCTTACTGGGAGCTGTCTCAACGCTTAGGACTTCCTCCAATTCTCACCCATGCTGATGCGGTGCTGGCGAACTGGCGCAAGAAGGATCCCGAGGG GCCTTTAGACATCGA GAACTTGGAGCTGGTGGTTGGTATCCCCGGGGGTGAAAGCGTGAAGGGCTTCTTCATTGTCACTCTAATGGTGGAGAGAGCTGCAATTCCTGCTCTGAGG AGCATTCCAAAAGTGATCAATGGTGTCAGAAGTGGGGATATTGAAGCTGTGGTTGAAGCCTTAGGAGACATCAGCTACTCACTAAGCAACATGGCGGAGAGTCTCAGACTAATGCATG TGCATGTGGATCCATCGGTCTTCTACGGCACCATGAGGATCTTTTTGTCTGG GTGGAAGGACAACCCATGTATGCCGAAAGGTTTGGTTTACGAAGGTGTCCAGGCAGAACCGATGGAATATTCTGGAGGTAGCGCCGCACAGAGCAGCCTACTTCACTGCTTCGATGAGCTTCTGGGAGTTCAACACGAACCCAAAAGCG GTGGCTTTCTAACATCCATGAGGAACTATATGTTACCCGCTCACAAACAACTCATCCAGGACATCTCATCGCAACCCTCTTTGAGGACTTTTGTGCAGCGGCAGGCCAACGAGCGGCTAACCGAGGCCTTTCAGGAATGTATTGGCAAACTGTTGGCTTTGCGCAGCTACCACATTACCGTCGTTTCCCGCTTCATCACCGTCCCCGCCGCGAAAGCCCGCCAACTACGGAGCCAGAGCCGGGACGCAGAAGAGTCGGTGCTCAGCAACGCGCCCGCCTCGCTGGAGGAACGGGGCACGGGTGGCACCGGCATCATGAGCTTCTTAAAAACTGTGAGGAAACAAACAAGAGACACCCTGCTGCCCGAGATGAAGCACAACAGCTGA
- the ido1 gene encoding indoleamine 2,3-dioxygenase 1 isoform X1, which produces MAACKDSAAAFSLDAYHVSEELGFILPEPLQDLPPYYTPWMDIAYRVPELVLTHELRSHINKMPNLSVEFLKRHRELRLAHLALGVMTMGYVWQEGDNDPVKMLPRTLAVPYWELSQRLGLPPILTHADAVLANWRKKDPEGPLDIENLELVVGIPGGESVKGFFIVTLMVERAAIPALRSIPKVINGVRSGDIEAVVEALGDISYSLSNMAESLRLMHDKLYSSHIVHVDPSVFYGTMRIFLSGWKDNPCMPKGLVYEGVQAEPMEYSGGSAAQSSLLHCFDELLGVQHEPKSGGFLTSMRNYMLPAHKQLIQDISSQPSLRTFVQRQANERLTEAFQECIGKLLALRSYHITVVSRFITVPAAKARQLRSQSRDAEESVLSNAPASLEERGTGGTGIMSFLKTVRKQTRDTLLPEMKHNS; this is translated from the exons ATGGCTGCTTGTAAAGATTCCGCAGCTGCTTTCTCTCTGGATGCGTACCATGTCTCTGAGGAACTGGGCTTCATTCTACCAGAGCCTCTG CAAGATCTTCCACCTTATTACACACCATGGATGGATATTGCCTATCGAGTTCCAGAGCTTGTGCTCACACATGAATTGCGCTCACATATAAATAAG ATGCCTAATCTGAGTGTTGAGTTTCTGAAGAGGCATCGAGAACTGCGACTAGCCCACCTGGCACTCGGTGTCATGACAATGGGATATGTTTGGCAGGAGGGTGATAACGACCCAGTGAAG ATGCTGCCACGCACTCTGGCTGTTCCTTACTGGGAGCTGTCTCAACGCTTAGGACTTCCTCCAATTCTCACCCATGCTGATGCGGTGCTGGCGAACTGGCGCAAGAAGGATCCCGAGGG GCCTTTAGACATCGA GAACTTGGAGCTGGTGGTTGGTATCCCCGGGGGTGAAAGCGTGAAGGGCTTCTTCATTGTCACTCTAATGGTGGAGAGAGCTGCAATTCCTGCTCTGAGG AGCATTCCAAAAGTGATCAATGGTGTCAGAAGTGGGGATATTGAAGCTGTGGTTGAAGCCTTAGGAGACATCAGCTACTCACTAAGCAACATGGCGGAGAGTCTCAGACTAATGCATG ATAAACTATATTCATCTCATATAGTGCATGTGGATCCATCGGTCTTCTACGGCACCATGAGGATCTTTTTGTCTGG GTGGAAGGACAACCCATGTATGCCGAAAGGTTTGGTTTACGAAGGTGTCCAGGCAGAACCGATGGAATATTCTGGAGGTAGCGCCGCACAGAGCAGCCTACTTCACTGCTTCGATGAGCTTCTGGGAGTTCAACACGAACCCAAAAGCG GTGGCTTTCTAACATCCATGAGGAACTATATGTTACCCGCTCACAAACAACTCATCCAGGACATCTCATCGCAACCCTCTTTGAGGACTTTTGTGCAGCGGCAGGCCAACGAGCGGCTAACCGAGGCCTTTCAGGAATGTATTGGCAAACTGTTGGCTTTGCGCAGCTACCACATTACCGTCGTTTCCCGCTTCATCACCGTCCCCGCCGCGAAAGCCCGCCAACTACGGAGCCAGAGCCGGGACGCAGAAGAGTCGGTGCTCAGCAACGCGCCCGCCTCGCTGGAGGAACGGGGCACGGGTGGCACCGGCATCATGAGCTTCTTAAAAACTGTGAGGAAACAAACAAGAGACACCCTGCTGCCCGAGATGAAGCACAACAGCTGA